In Terriglobales bacterium, the following proteins share a genomic window:
- a CDS encoding L,D-transpeptidase family protein: protein MKSLVRSLSLSVLFLCFSIPSALAGGPPQASPSRDVLDGSRQILVVTTREWSADQGRLERYERKAPGRPWTRVGQPFTVTVGKNGLGWGLGVVAAPAQSGDPIKKEGDGKAPAGLFRLGTAFGYSPGKYPGSKMPYLPLTSSVECPDDPASSQYNTLVDRSRAKPDWNSSEQMLRPDTLYQWGIFVEHNTGPARPGAGSCIFLHIWRGEGRPTVGCTAMSPEQMEEMLSWLDPGKKPLLVQLPEAEYQRLQAA from the coding sequence GTGAAGAGCCTCGTCCGTTCCCTGTCCCTGTCCGTGCTTTTTCTCTGCTTCAGCATCCCCAGCGCCCTGGCCGGAGGGCCGCCGCAGGCCTCCCCGAGCCGCGACGTTCTGGACGGCTCGCGGCAGATCCTGGTGGTCACGACCCGCGAGTGGAGCGCGGACCAGGGCCGGCTGGAGCGCTATGAGCGCAAGGCCCCGGGCCGGCCCTGGACCAGGGTCGGCCAGCCCTTCACCGTGACGGTGGGGAAGAACGGCCTGGGCTGGGGCCTGGGCGTAGTGGCGGCGCCGGCCCAGAGCGGCGATCCCATCAAGAAAGAAGGCGACGGCAAGGCCCCCGCGGGCCTCTTCCGGCTGGGCACCGCGTTTGGCTACTCTCCCGGGAAGTACCCGGGCTCGAAGATGCCTTACCTGCCGCTTACGTCGAGCGTCGAGTGCCCCGACGACCCCGCCTCGTCGCAGTACAACACGCTGGTCGACCGCTCGCGAGCCAAGCCCGACTGGAACAGCTCCGAGCAGATGCTGCGTCCGGACACGCTCTATCAATGGGGCATCTTCGTGGAGCACAACACCGGCCCCGCGCGTCCGGGCGCCGGCTCCTGCATCTTCCTGCACATCTGGCGGGGCGAAGGGCGGCCCACCGTGGGCTGCACCGCCATGTCTCCCGAGCAGATGGAGGAGATGCTCTCCTGGCTCGATCCCGGCAAGAAGCCCCTGCTGGTGCAGTTGCCGGAGGCGGAATACCAGCGCCTGCAGGCCGCGT